A single region of the Pontimicrobium sp. SW4 genome encodes:
- a CDS encoding YqgE/AlgH family protein: MVNHNPKKGHLLIAEPSILGDVSFNRSVILLADHNEEGSIGFILNKPLDYTISDLIPEIEGAFKIYNGGPVEQDNLYFIHKVPELIPNSIEISNGIYWGGDFEKVTELINNNTLSNNDIRFFLGYTGWENKQLASELLSNTWIVAANVYKKSIIEKNDVNFWKEKMLELGGEYSIWSNAPENPSYN; encoded by the coding sequence ATGGTTAATCATAACCCAAAAAAAGGCCATTTGCTCATAGCTGAACCATCCATTTTAGGGGATGTCTCTTTTAATCGATCTGTGATTTTATTAGCCGACCACAATGAAGAAGGATCTATAGGTTTTATACTAAACAAACCGCTGGATTACACTATCAGTGATTTAATTCCAGAAATAGAAGGTGCTTTTAAGATTTATAACGGAGGTCCTGTGGAGCAGGATAATTTATATTTTATTCATAAAGTTCCTGAGTTAATTCCAAATAGCATAGAAATATCTAATGGTATTTATTGGGGAGGTGATTTTGAAAAAGTTACTGAACTTATTAATAATAATACCTTAAGCAATAATGATATTAGATTCTTTTTAGGATATACAGGTTGGGAAAACAAGCAACTTGCTAGTGAGTTGCTTTCTAATACTTGGATAGTAGCAGCTAATGTTTATAAAAAATCCATTATTGAAAAAAATGATGTGAATTTTTGGAAAGAAAAAATGCTCGAATTGGGAGGCGAATATAGTATTTGGTCCAATGCGCCTGAAAACCCTAGCTATAACTAA
- a CDS encoding HU family DNA-binding protein has translation MNKTDLINGMAENAGITKAAAKKALDGLLIDIEGALQKGNRVSLVGFGSWSVTRRAARDGRNPQTGKTIKIKAKNVVKFKAGSDLGNAVN, from the coding sequence ATGAACAAAACAGATTTAATCAATGGAATGGCAGAAAACGCTGGAATTACTAAAGCTGCTGCTAAAAAAGCATTAGATGGTCTATTAATTGACATTGAAGGAGCATTACAAAAAGGAAACAGAGTTTCTTTAGTAGGTTTTGGATCATGGTCAGTTACAAGAAGAGCTGCTAGAGATGGAAGAAATCCACAAACAGGAAAAACTATAAAAATCAAAGCTAAAAACGTTGTAAAGTTTAAAGCTGGATCTGATTTAGGTAATGCTGTAAACTAA
- the fmt gene encoding methionyl-tRNA formyltransferase, with protein MTKDLRIVFMGTPDFAVTILKSLVENDYNIVGVITAPDKPAGRGRKLHESPVKEYAKSIGLNILQPTNLKNDHFIEKLKSLEASLQIVVAFRMLPKIVWQMPEYGTFNLHASLLPNYRGAAPINWAIINGETKTGVSTFFIDEHIDTGEMILQSEVEISPDETSGVLHDKLMHLGSELVIKTVELIKKGTVKTIPQPKNVKIKTAHKLNKDNCKIDWTDSLDNIYNKIRGLCPYPAAWSLLDNGDSELNLKVYKVEKQKQDHSFSIGEIVSSKKSVKVAVKNGFIILKEIKLPGKRKMDIISLLNGYTFNKDAKML; from the coding sequence ATGACAAAAGATTTAAGAATTGTATTTATGGGAACACCCGATTTTGCAGTTACTATTTTAAAATCGTTAGTAGAAAACGACTATAATATAGTAGGCGTAATTACAGCACCTGACAAACCAGCAGGAAGAGGAAGAAAACTTCATGAAAGTCCTGTGAAAGAGTATGCAAAATCTATTGGGTTAAACATTTTACAACCAACAAATCTAAAAAATGACCATTTTATTGAAAAACTAAAGTCCTTAGAGGCTAGCCTCCAAATTGTTGTAGCATTTAGAATGTTACCAAAAATAGTTTGGCAAATGCCAGAGTATGGCACATTTAATTTGCATGCATCATTATTACCAAATTATAGAGGTGCAGCTCCAATTAATTGGGCTATTATTAATGGAGAAACAAAAACTGGAGTTTCTACTTTTTTTATAGATGAACATATTGATACAGGAGAAATGATTCTTCAATCTGAAGTAGAGATATCACCAGATGAAACTTCAGGTGTTTTACATGATAAATTAATGCATTTAGGAAGTGAATTAGTTATAAAGACTGTCGAGTTAATAAAAAAGGGTACAGTTAAAACGATTCCACAACCAAAAAATGTCAAAATAAAAACAGCACACAAACTAAATAAAGATAATTGCAAAATAGATTGGACAGACTCGCTCGATAATATCTATAATAAAATAAGAGGATTATGTCCATATCCAGCAGCATGGAGTTTGTTAGATAATGGAGATAGCGAATTAAACCTTAAGGTCTATAAAGTCGAAAAACAAAAGCAAGATCATAGTTTTAGTATTGGAGAAATTGTAAGCTCAAAAAAATCTGTGAAAGTAGCTGTGAAAAATGGATTTATAATATTAAAAGAAATTAAACTTCCTGGAAAGCGCAAAATGGATATTATTTCACTTCTTAATGGTTATACATTTAATAAAGATGCAAAAATGCTCTAA
- a CDS encoding RecQ family ATP-dependent DNA helicase: protein MAHPIQILEKYWNHTSFRPLQEDIINAILEGEDTFALLPTGGGKSICFQIPALVKEGICIVISPLIALMKDQVRALKEKDIKAMALTSEYKYDELNMMLDNCIYGNYKFLYLSPERLQQDIVQDRIRQMNVSLIAVDEAHCISQWGNDFRPAYKNITILRELQPTVNIVALTATAKTNVVEDIITNLDFISPKIFKQSFKREHLAFMVFEVEDKLYKIEQILKKNPQSSIIYARSRKHTYEIHTYLKSKGFLSTYYHGGLSNNEKESHFNQWFNNQKQIMVATNAFGMGIDKADVKTVIHVNLPESLESYFQEAGRAGRNNEKAFAVILKNKGDEQHVKNQFLKILPSIDFIKLVYRKLCNYFQISYGEGEFTTHDFNFNTFCKTYKFNTHTTYNALQALDRTSIIHLSQQYQNTSIIMFLVSSNHLFTYLEKHQSISMIVKSILRTYGGAFDQDVKINTFMIANKLSLKEDEVINALVQLEKDAIISLKLNKTDAEVTFLEPREDDKTINRIAKIIEQQNELKELQVNAVIDYANNNSICKSTQLLSYFGEENAKDCGICSVCIKKNTKAPAIVLNTDIEKIISVLEEKPLSSREIIEITKIKEHLISSILRDMLENNLIEITHTNTYKIK from the coding sequence GTGGCACATCCAATTCAAATACTAGAAAAATATTGGAACCATACTAGTTTCAGACCTCTTCAAGAAGATATCATCAATGCTATTCTTGAAGGTGAAGATACATTTGCTTTACTTCCAACTGGAGGTGGAAAATCTATTTGCTTTCAAATTCCAGCATTAGTAAAAGAAGGAATTTGTATTGTAATTTCACCATTAATTGCTTTAATGAAAGACCAAGTTAGGGCTTTAAAAGAGAAAGACATTAAAGCTATGGCTTTAACAAGCGAGTATAAATATGATGAGCTTAATATGATGCTCGACAATTGCATTTATGGTAATTACAAATTCTTATACCTTTCTCCTGAGCGCTTACAACAAGATATAGTTCAAGATAGAATAAGACAAATGAATGTCAGCCTTATCGCTGTCGATGAAGCACATTGTATTAGTCAATGGGGAAACGATTTTAGACCTGCATATAAAAACATTACCATACTTAGAGAATTACAGCCAACTGTTAATATTGTTGCTCTAACTGCAACTGCAAAAACCAACGTAGTAGAAGATATTATAACCAATCTTGATTTTATAAGTCCAAAAATTTTCAAACAAAGTTTTAAGAGAGAGCACTTAGCTTTTATGGTTTTTGAGGTTGAAGACAAGCTTTATAAAATTGAGCAAATATTAAAGAAGAATCCTCAATCATCCATTATTTACGCCAGAAGCAGAAAACACACATACGAGATTCATACTTATTTAAAAAGTAAGGGGTTTTTAAGTACGTATTATCATGGTGGTCTTTCAAACAACGAAAAAGAATCTCATTTTAATCAATGGTTTAATAATCAAAAGCAAATAATGGTAGCTACCAATGCTTTTGGAATGGGAATTGATAAAGCTGATGTAAAAACGGTTATTCATGTAAATCTTCCTGAGAGTTTAGAAAGCTATTTCCAAGAGGCAGGAAGGGCTGGACGTAATAACGAAAAAGCTTTTGCGGTTATTTTAAAAAATAAAGGCGACGAACAACATGTAAAGAATCAATTTCTAAAGATTTTACCTAGTATAGACTTTATAAAACTGGTCTACCGAAAGCTATGCAACTACTTTCAAATATCTTATGGAGAAGGAGAATTTACAACTCATGATTTTAATTTTAATACTTTTTGTAAAACATATAAATTTAACACACATACTACATATAATGCATTACAAGCTTTAGATAGAACAAGTATTATCCATTTATCACAACAATACCAAAACACCTCAATTATTATGTTTTTGGTAAGTAGTAATCACTTATTTACTTATCTAGAGAAACACCAAAGTATAAGTATGATAGTAAAGTCCATTTTAAGAACTTATGGTGGTGCTTTCGATCAAGATGTAAAGATTAACACCTTTATGATAGCTAATAAATTATCTTTAAAAGAAGATGAGGTAATTAATGCATTAGTTCAGCTTGAAAAAGATGCTATTATTTCACTAAAGCTTAACAAAACAGATGCTGAAGTTACTTTTTTAGAACCCAGAGAAGACGATAAAACTATAAATAGAATAGCAAAAATTATAGAACAGCAAAATGAGTTAAAAGAATTGCAAGTTAATGCTGTTATTGACTATGCAAATAATAATTCCATATGTAAAAGTACACAGCTTCTCTCCTATTTTGGTGAAGAAAATGCTAAAGATTGTGGGATTTGCTCAGTATGCATAAAAAAGAATACGAAAGCACCAGCTATAGTGCTAAATACAGATATTGAAAAAATAATTTCGGTTTTAGAAGAAAAACCTTTATCATCAAGAGAAATCATAGAGATTACTAAAATAAAAGAACATCTTATCTCATCAATATTAAGAGACATGCTTGAAAACAACTTAATAGAAATTACACATACAAATACTTATAAAATAAAGTAA
- a CDS encoding ATP-binding protein, which translates to MGAKKIVITGGPGTGKTSIINELLRRDFVCLEEVSRQVTLNAQKQGIDQLFLTKPLLFSDLLLEGRKKQYLEATSSDVDLTFLDRGIPDVVAYMDYLGTVYPERFVEACKEHIYEHVFILAPWQQIYVSDNERYENFDQAVQIHDHLVNTYSQYGYDLHDVPFDSVEKRADFILNIVESL; encoded by the coding sequence TTGGGTGCAAAAAAAATTGTCATAACTGGTGGTCCAGGTACTGGTAAAACTTCTATTATTAATGAATTATTACGTAGAGATTTTGTATGCCTAGAAGAAGTTTCTCGCCAAGTAACTTTAAATGCACAAAAGCAAGGTATTGACCAATTATTTTTAACCAAACCACTCTTGTTTAGCGATTTGCTACTAGAAGGCAGAAAAAAACAGTACCTAGAAGCCACGTCTAGCGATGTTGATCTTACTTTTTTAGATAGAGGAATTCCAGATGTAGTAGCATATATGGATTACTTAGGCACTGTATATCCTGAAAGATTTGTTGAAGCTTGTAAAGAGCATATTTACGAACATGTATTTATTTTAGCACCTTGGCAACAAATTTATGTTAGTGATAATGAACGCTATGAAAATTTCGATCAAGCTGTACAAATTCATGACCACTTAGTAAATACGTATTCTCAATATGGTTACGATTTACATGATGTGCCTTTTGATTCTGTTGAAAAACGTGCAGATTTCATACTAAATATAGTGGAGAGTTTATAG
- a CDS encoding DUF493 family protein has product MSAPNAEEFYKKLKTQLLETASWPSEYLYKFIVKSDTDKIEKIEALFDNTGAVINTVESKNGKYTSVSINVVMKDPDAVISMYIKVTNNVKDVISL; this is encoded by the coding sequence ATGAGTGCACCAAATGCAGAAGAATTTTACAAGAAATTAAAAACACAACTTTTAGAAACGGCTTCATGGCCATCGGAGTATTTATATAAGTTTATTGTTAAATCAGATACTGACAAAATTGAAAAGATTGAAGCTCTTTTTGATAATACTGGTGCGGTAATTAATACCGTTGAGTCTAAAAACGGAAAGTACACAAGTGTTTCAATAAATGTAGTCATGAAAGATCCAGATGCTGTTATTTCTATGTATATAAAAGTAACAAACAATGTGAAAGATGTTATTTCGTTATAA
- a CDS encoding DUF4290 domain-containing protein, with protein sequence MIDQLEYNTEREHLIIPEYGRHMQKMINYAKSRETKEERNKLAKAIISVMGNLQPHLRDVPDFQHKLWDQLFIMSDFELDADSPYEKPSREVLEAKPEPLPYPQNFPKYRFYGNNIKTMIDVANTWEDGEMKEALLYTIANHMKKCFLNWNKDTVEDVVIFDHLYELSDGKIDLRKSEEDLSDSTSLMRSKKKYTSNKKTTGKKNTNRGRKRY encoded by the coding sequence TTGATAGATCAATTAGAGTACAATACAGAGCGTGAGCATTTAATTATACCAGAGTATGGACGTCATATGCAAAAAATGATTAATTATGCTAAATCACGAGAAACTAAAGAAGAGCGTAATAAACTAGCTAAAGCCATTATTTCTGTTATGGGAAATTTGCAACCACATTTGCGTGATGTACCAGATTTTCAGCATAAACTTTGGGATCAGCTTTTTATTATGTCTGATTTTGAATTAGACGCAGATTCTCCTTACGAAAAACCTTCGAGAGAGGTGTTGGAAGCGAAACCAGAACCTTTGCCATATCCACAAAATTTCCCAAAATACAGATTTTATGGAAACAATATAAAAACCATGATCGATGTTGCTAATACTTGGGAAGATGGTGAAATGAAAGAAGCTTTGTTATATACAATTGCTAATCACATGAAAAAGTGCTTCTTAAATTGGAATAAAGATACAGTTGAAGATGTTGTTATTTTTGATCACCTTTATGAGTTGTCTGATGGGAAAATTGACTTAAGAAAAAGTGAAGAAGACCTAAGTGATTCAACCAGTTTAATGCGTTCTAAAAAGAAATACACAAGCAATAAAAAGACTACTGGTAAGAAGAATACCAACCGAGGTCGTAAACGCTATTAA
- the murA gene encoding UDP-N-acetylglucosamine 1-carboxyvinyltransferase yields the protein MSIFKIEGGHQLKGEIQPQGAKNEALQILCAVLLTPEKITIHNIPDIVDVNKLIKLLEKLGVTVNKLAHGSYSFQADNVNLPYLESEQFKIDGRGLRGSIMIVGPLLARFGKGFIPKPGGDKIGRRRLDTHFQGFINLGASFRYNREEHFYGVEAKRLKGTYMLLDEASVTGTANIVMAAVLAEGTTTIYNAACEPYLQQLCKMLNRMGANISGIGSNMLIIEGVDSLGGTEHTMLPDMVEIGSWIGLAAMTKSELTIKNVSWDNLGLIPTVFRKLGITVERQGDDIHIPAHEDGYEIQSYIDGSILTVSDAPWPGFTPDLLSIVLVVATQARGTVLVHQKMFESRLFFVDKLIDMGAKIILCDPHRANVIGHDFKSSLKATTMTSPDIRAGISLLIAALSAKGTSTIHNIEQIDRGYERIDERLRAIGAKIERVS from the coding sequence ATGAGTATATTTAAGATTGAAGGTGGCCACCAATTAAAAGGTGAAATTCAACCACAGGGAGCAAAAAATGAAGCACTTCAAATTTTATGTGCAGTTCTTCTAACTCCAGAAAAAATTACTATACATAATATCCCAGATATTGTTGATGTTAATAAACTTATTAAACTTTTAGAAAAATTAGGAGTTACAGTTAATAAGTTAGCTCATGGTTCTTATAGTTTTCAGGCAGACAATGTTAATTTACCTTATTTAGAATCTGAACAATTTAAAATTGATGGTCGTGGTTTACGTGGCTCAATTATGATTGTTGGACCATTGTTAGCGCGTTTTGGCAAAGGGTTTATTCCTAAGCCTGGAGGCGACAAAATAGGACGTCGTAGATTGGATACACATTTTCAAGGGTTTATTAATCTTGGAGCATCCTTTAGATATAATCGTGAGGAACATTTCTATGGTGTAGAAGCAAAAAGATTAAAAGGAACATATATGCTTCTTGACGAGGCTTCTGTTACAGGAACTGCAAATATTGTGATGGCTGCTGTTTTAGCAGAAGGGACTACAACTATTTACAATGCAGCTTGCGAACCTTATTTACAACAACTTTGTAAAATGTTAAATAGAATGGGAGCTAATATTTCTGGTATTGGTTCTAATATGCTCATTATTGAAGGTGTAGATAGTTTAGGAGGAACAGAACACACGATGCTTCCAGATATGGTTGAAATTGGAAGTTGGATAGGTTTGGCTGCAATGACTAAAAGTGAACTTACCATTAAAAATGTAAGTTGGGATAATCTTGGATTAATCCCTACAGTATTTAGAAAATTAGGAATAACTGTTGAGCGCCAAGGCGACGATATTCATATTCCTGCTCATGAAGATGGTTACGAAATACAAAGCTATATTGATGGTTCTATTTTAACCGTTAGTGATGCACCATGGCCTGGATTTACTCCAGATTTATTGAGCATTGTTTTAGTAGTAGCAACTCAGGCTCGAGGTACAGTATTAGTACATCAAAAAATGTTTGAAAGTCGCTTGTTTTTTGTAGATAAGTTAATTGATATGGGTGCAAAAATTATATTATGCGATCCTCATAGAGCTAACGTAATTGGTCATGACTTTAAGTCAAGCTTAAAAGCTACCACAATGACGTCTCCGGATATTAGAGCTGGTATTTCGTTGTTAATTGCTGCCTTGTCTGCAAAAGGAACATCAACAATACATAACATTGAACAAATAGATCGTGGTTACGAACGTATAGACGAACGTTTACGTGCTATTGGTGCTAAGATTGAAAGAGTAAGTTGA
- a CDS encoding nuclear transport factor 2 family protein — MNTQEVANKWAEMCRNGENLECVEQLYADNVTSKEMPGFPEAIVSGKTNVLNKNKIWLNNVEVFHKGEISDPVVAGNHFTSKMGFDVTFKEKGRTQMEEVCVFEVKDGKIVSEQFFYDM; from the coding sequence ATGAATACACAAGAAGTAGCAAACAAATGGGCAGAAATGTGCAGAAATGGTGAAAATTTAGAATGCGTTGAGCAATTGTATGCAGATAATGTTACAAGTAAAGAAATGCCTGGTTTTCCTGAGGCTATAGTTAGCGGAAAAACCAATGTATTAAATAAAAATAAAATTTGGCTAAATAATGTGGAAGTGTTTCACAAAGGTGAAATAAGTGATCCTGTAGTAGCTGGAAATCATTTTACTTCAAAAATGGGTTTTGATGTTACATTTAAAGAAAAAGGACGAACTCAAATGGAAGAAGTATGTGTTTTTGAAGTAAAAGATGGAAAAATTGTAAGCGAACAATTCTTCTATGATATGTAA
- a CDS encoding deoxyribodipyrimidine photo-lyase, whose protein sequence is MKETINIFWFRRDLRLEDNVALFHALNTKHNVLPIFIFDKDILESLPKNDTRVTFIHKTLSDINNTLKEKFKSSLATFHNRPIEVFKKLVDNYAIDTVFTNHDYEPYAIKRDNDVKAFLDTKNIDFKNFKDQVIFETNEVVKDDGTPYKVYTPYSKKWIENLKSHPIKNFNSDELLSNLVNGTNLPFLSLDAIGFKASKQTIEPYHVSEAIINQYEATRNFPAKEGTSKLGPHLRFGTVSVRKMVQKALKSHNNTFLKELIWREFFMQILWHFPHTITKSFKPQYDAIQWRNNKEEFKAWCEGKTGYPLVDAGMRELNETGFMHNRVRMLVGSFLCKHLLIDWRLGEAYFAEKLHDYELASNVGNWQWVAGCGVDAAPYFRIFNPTTQIEKFDKDHKYIKKWVPEYQELTYSPPIVDHKFARERCLKTYKEALNKF, encoded by the coding sequence ATGAAAGAAACTATAAATATATTCTGGTTTAGACGCGATTTGCGTTTAGAAGATAATGTTGCACTTTTCCATGCATTAAATACTAAACACAATGTTTTACCAATATTCATCTTTGATAAAGATATTCTAGAATCACTTCCTAAAAATGATACACGAGTCACTTTTATACACAAAACGTTAAGTGATATTAATAACACATTAAAAGAAAAGTTTAAAAGTTCTTTAGCAACATTTCACAATAGACCTATAGAGGTTTTTAAAAAGCTAGTCGACAATTATGCTATTGACACAGTATTTACAAATCACGATTATGAACCCTATGCTATAAAGCGTGATAATGATGTGAAAGCGTTTTTAGATACAAAAAATATTGATTTTAAAAACTTTAAAGACCAAGTCATTTTTGAAACCAATGAAGTTGTTAAAGATGATGGCACACCATACAAGGTATACACACCATATTCAAAAAAATGGATAGAGAATCTTAAAAGCCATCCGATTAAAAATTTTAATTCCGATGAACTTTTATCAAATCTAGTAAATGGTACAAATCTCCCATTTTTATCATTAGATGCTATAGGCTTTAAAGCATCAAAACAAACCATTGAGCCTTATCATGTTTCCGAAGCAATTATTAATCAATACGAAGCCACAAGAAACTTTCCAGCAAAAGAAGGTACGTCAAAATTAGGTCCACATTTGCGCTTTGGAACCGTTAGTGTTAGAAAAATGGTTCAAAAAGCTTTAAAGAGTCATAATAATACTTTTTTGAAAGAACTTATTTGGCGTGAGTTTTTTATGCAAATTCTGTGGCATTTTCCGCATACCATTACAAAAAGCTTTAAACCACAATACGATGCTATACAATGGAGAAATAATAAAGAAGAATTTAAAGCTTGGTGTGAAGGTAAAACAGGTTATCCGTTAGTTGATGCAGGAATGCGTGAGCTCAACGAAACAGGATTTATGCACAATCGTGTACGCATGTTGGTTGGTAGTTTTTTATGCAAGCATTTATTGATTGATTGGCGCTTAGGTGAAGCCTATTTTGCTGAAAAACTACACGATTATGAATTAGCCAGTAATGTTGGTAATTGGCAATGGGTTGCTGGTTGTGGTGTTGACGCTGCGCCTTATTTTCGCATTTTTAATCCAACTACCCAAATTGAAAAATTTGATAAAGATCATAAATACATCAAAAAATGGGTGCCAGAATATCAAGAGTTAACTTATTCTCCACCAATTGTAGACCATAAATTTGCTAGAGAGCGCTGTTTAAAAACTTACAAAGAGGCATTAAATAAATTCTAA